A region of uncultured Desulfobacter sp. DNA encodes the following proteins:
- a CDS encoding YccF domain-containing protein, whose translation MTFLLNLLWFVLGGGWAAGLLWILTGCILMLTIVGIPFGWAAFRIAGFAAFPYGKTLVDARAVGEEVITGTTLANILWIIFAGIWLAMSHILAGISLCLTIIGIPFGFAHFRLAAVCFAPLGTRTVSI comes from the coding sequence ATGACGTTTTTGCTGAATCTGCTCTGGTTCGTACTGGGCGGGGGATGGGCTGCCGGCCTTTTATGGATTCTTACCGGCTGTATTCTGATGCTGACAATTGTGGGCATTCCCTTTGGCTGGGCTGCGTTCAGAATTGCAGGATTTGCCGCCTTTCCCTACGGAAAGACCCTTGTGGATGCCAGGGCCGTGGGGGAAGAGGTGATCACCGGTACCACACTGGCAAATATCTTATGGATCATCTTTGCCGGCATATGGCTGGCCATGTCACATATCCTGGCCGGGATCAGCCTTTGCTTGACCATTATCGGCATCCCCTTCGGATTCGCCCATTTCCGGCTGGCCGCCGTGTGCTTTGCGCCGTTGGGGACACGCACGGTTTCCATCTGA
- the elbB gene encoding isoprenoid biosynthesis glyoxalase ElbB — MSKKVGVLLAGCGVYDGSEIHEAVLTLLYLDQAGAQIICMAPNMDQLHVIDHLSGTETSETRNVLVESARIARGEIKDLKDVQAKDLDALIIPGGFGAAKNLSNFAINGAEAQVQPDVQRIITDMVNSQKPVGALCIAPATLAKAIADKKPEVTIGNDQGTADAIEKIGGKHVACAVDQTHIDKGKKIVTTPAYMLGPGIKDVAKGIEKLVKEVLSLI; from the coding sequence GTGAGCAAAAAAGTAGGCGTATTATTGGCAGGGTGTGGCGTATACGACGGTTCTGAAATCCATGAAGCAGTATTGACACTGCTGTATCTGGATCAAGCGGGAGCCCAAATTATCTGTATGGCGCCGAACATGGACCAACTTCATGTCATTGATCACTTATCCGGGACTGAAACTTCCGAAACAAGAAATGTACTGGTGGAATCCGCACGGATTGCACGCGGAGAAATCAAAGATTTAAAAGATGTTCAGGCAAAAGATCTGGATGCCCTTATCATACCGGGCGGGTTTGGTGCAGCCAAAAATTTAAGTAATTTTGCAATCAACGGGGCCGAGGCACAGGTTCAACCTGACGTCCAGCGGATTATAACTGACATGGTTAACAGCCAAAAGCCAGTTGGTGCCCTTTGTATTGCGCCGGCAACATTGGCCAAAGCAATCGCAGACAAAAAACCAGAAGTCACCATTGGAAATGACCAGGGAACTGCCGACGCCATCGAAAAAATAGGCGGCAAGCATGTGGCATGCGCCGTTGATCAGACACACATTGACAAGGGCAAAAAAATTGTGACAACGCCGGCATATATGTTAGGACCCGGAATCAAAGATGTTGCCAAGGGAATTGAAAAGTTAGTAAAAGAAGTTCTATCCTTAATATAA
- a CDS encoding UDP-glucose/GDP-mannose dehydrogenase family protein, translated as MKLTIIGTGYVGLVTGACFSEMGSHVTCVDIDNEKIDNLKKGILPIYEPGLESIVLSNYQDGTLEFTTNLEQAAKQCSVFFIAVGTPPGQDGSADLKYVLEVARQIGSVINDYAVIVDKSTVPVGTADKVRAQVSKELEARGKAIEFDVVSNPEFLKEGAAVNDFLKPDRIIVGADSERAEKLMRRLYAPFSRNRDKMLFMNVKDAEMTKYAANSMLATKISFMNEISNLCERLGVDVENVRKGIGSDSRIGYSFIYPGCGYGGSCFPKDVKALVKTSRDVGFKPSLLEAVEERNNLQKQVLGHKVIKRFGQDLTGRTFGIWGLSFKPGTDDMREASSRVLIKTLVDAGARVNVYDPVAMSQAKKEIPVQEQEKIGFAQDPYSALDSADACILVTEWKTFRQPDFKKMADLMKSRVIFDGRNQYDPEEIKEAGFEYHGIGRELP; from the coding sequence ATGAAATTAACGATTATCGGAACCGGATATGTAGGACTTGTCACGGGCGCATGCTTTTCTGAGATGGGAAGCCATGTGACCTGCGTGGATATTGACAATGAAAAAATAGATAACTTGAAAAAAGGAATCCTTCCCATTTATGAGCCTGGCCTTGAATCCATAGTCCTTAGTAATTATCAGGACGGAACCCTTGAATTTACCACCAATCTGGAGCAGGCTGCAAAGCAGTGTTCTGTTTTTTTCATTGCTGTGGGCACCCCGCCGGGGCAGGACGGCTCTGCCGATTTGAAGTATGTTCTGGAAGTGGCACGGCAGATCGGTTCAGTGATTAATGATTATGCCGTGATTGTGGATAAATCCACGGTGCCCGTGGGAACGGCAGACAAGGTCAGGGCCCAGGTCAGCAAAGAACTTGAGGCCCGGGGAAAGGCCATTGAATTTGACGTGGTATCAAATCCCGAGTTTCTTAAGGAAGGGGCTGCAGTTAATGATTTCCTTAAACCGGATCGGATTATTGTGGGCGCGGATTCCGAACGGGCTGAAAAATTGATGCGCAGACTGTATGCGCCGTTTTCAAGAAACCGGGACAAAATGCTGTTCATGAATGTGAAAGATGCTGAAATGACTAAATATGCCGCCAACTCCATGCTGGCCACAAAGATTTCATTCATGAATGAGATATCCAACCTGTGCGAACGCTTGGGGGTGGATGTGGAAAACGTACGCAAGGGAATTGGTTCTGATTCCCGGATCGGATATTCATTTATCTATCCCGGCTGCGGATACGGGGGATCGTGTTTTCCCAAGGATGTCAAGGCCCTTGTGAAAACCAGCAGGGATGTGGGGTTTAAGCCCAGTCTTCTGGAGGCTGTGGAAGAGCGGAACAATCTTCAAAAGCAGGTGCTTGGCCACAAGGTGATCAAAAGATTCGGACAGGATTTGACCGGGCGGACATTCGGCATCTGGGGGTTATCATTTAAACCCGGCACCGATGATATGCGCGAAGCCTCTTCCCGGGTATTGATTAAAACCCTTGTGGATGCAGGGGCAAGGGTCAATGTCTATGACCCGGTGGCCATGAGCCAGGCAAAAAAGGAGATCCCGGTACAGGAACAGGAAAAGATCGGCTTTGCCCAGGACCCGTATTCGGCCCTGGACAGTGCTGATGCCTGTATTCTGGTCACAGAGTGGAAAACCTTCAGGCAGCCGGATTTTAAAAAAATGGCGGATCTGATGAAAAGCAGGGTGATTTTTGACGGCAGGAATCAGTATGACCCTGAGGAAATCAAAGAAGCCGGATTTGAATATCACGGCATAGGCCGGGAGCTGCCATAG
- a CDS encoding exopolyphosphatase, giving the protein MRLVTRSDFDGLGCAAILKEKGIIDDIMFVHPKDIQDGKIQVTCDDILANIPFVCGCGIWFDHHSSEQERRAFGYFDGASDPSAPSAARVIYEYYGGLAKFKNDHLDALIHAVDKADAARFTKDEILNPEGWVLLSFIMDPRTGLGRYKDYRISNYALMMNMIDYCRHKTDREILEIPDIKERTVRYFEQEKPFRRMILDNGRMEGNIVILDLRDQEEIYTGNRFLLYSLFPDANISMQIMWGFQRKNIVITCGYSIINDSATADVGSLMLKYGGGGHRRVGTCQVPIDKADDIVKEIYSELNRG; this is encoded by the coding sequence ATGCGACTGGTTACCCGCTCCGATTTTGATGGCCTTGGCTGTGCAGCCATTCTCAAAGAAAAAGGAATCATTGATGACATTATGTTTGTCCATCCCAAGGATATCCAGGACGGTAAAATCCAAGTTACTTGCGACGACATTCTGGCAAACATTCCTTTTGTGTGCGGTTGCGGTATCTGGTTTGATCATCATTCCAGCGAGCAGGAACGTAGGGCATTCGGGTATTTTGACGGGGCCAGTGATCCTTCGGCCCCCAGTGCAGCCCGGGTTATTTACGAGTACTACGGCGGCCTTGCAAAATTTAAAAATGATCACCTTGATGCCCTGATACATGCGGTGGACAAGGCAGATGCCGCCCGGTTCACAAAAGATGAGATTCTCAATCCCGAAGGCTGGGTCCTTTTGTCCTTTATCATGGATCCCCGTACGGGCCTGGGGCGCTACAAAGATTACCGCATCAGCAACTACGCTTTGATGATGAATATGATTGATTACTGCCGTCACAAAACGGACAGGGAAATACTTGAAATTCCGGATATCAAGGAGCGCACCGTGCGGTATTTTGAACAGGAAAAGCCGTTTCGCCGGATGATCCTTGACAACGGCCGTATGGAAGGCAATATCGTGATTCTTGACCTAAGGGATCAGGAAGAGATCTATACCGGCAACCGGTTTCTATTATACAGCCTGTTTCCCGATGCCAATATCTCCATGCAGATCATGTGGGGCTTCCAGCGCAAAAATATCGTTATCACCTGCGGTTACAGTATTATCAACGACTCTGCCACAGCCGATGTGGGATCTTTGATGCTTAAATATGGCGGCGGCGGCCACAGGCGTGTGGGAACCTGCCAGGTCCCCATTGACAAAGCAGACGATATTGTCAAGGAAATTTATTCAGAACTGAACAGGGGATAG
- a CDS encoding peptide chain release factor 3, which produces MTNPIDDNIDNKLDKTLLPEIKKRRTFGIISHPDAGKTTLTEKLLLFGGAIQQAGAVKSRKAERAATSDFLSIEQERGISVSSSVMKFNYKDFEINLLDTPGHRDFSEDTYRVLTAVDCAVMIIDSAKGVEPQTQKLMEVCRMRNTPIITFINKLDREGLEPLDIFQDIEDKLQIECVPLTWPIGMGKLFKGVYNLEERQLGIFTPGYTPKNDDGVLIRDLDDPMLDKMIGDSRAQQLREDVELISVAAEPFDLNLYLNGTQTPVFFGSAINNFGVREMLDAFVRIAPCPGIRPTATRDVNPCEAAFSGFTFKIQANMDPEHRDRIAFFRICSGKFTKGMKVRHHRIGKDIKIANATIFMAQERSNVEEAYPGDIIGIHNHGTIKIGDTFTSKEPLKFLGIPNFAPEHFRRVLLKDPLKAKALTKGLTQLAEEGTIQVFRPLHGNMHIIGAVGVLQFDVTMARLKAEYSVNAGYESIDLSVARWVECESEARLKEFVRKNESSLTRDAEGRLTYLTTSEYQLGFIKEDWPDIEFHKTREHNE; this is translated from the coding sequence ATGACAAATCCCATAGATGATAACATAGACAATAAATTAGACAAAACATTACTGCCGGAAATAAAGAAGCGCAGAACATTCGGAATTATCAGCCACCCGGATGCCGGCAAAACAACATTGACTGAAAAGCTGCTGTTGTTCGGCGGCGCCATCCAGCAGGCCGGCGCCGTGAAATCCCGAAAAGCGGAAAGGGCGGCCACCTCGGATTTTTTATCCATTGAGCAGGAAAGAGGTATCTCGGTATCCTCTTCGGTGATGAAGTTCAATTATAAAGACTTTGAAATCAATCTGCTGGATACCCCGGGACATAGAGACTTCAGTGAGGATACCTACCGGGTACTCACGGCGGTGGACTGTGCCGTGATGATCATTGACTCTGCCAAGGGGGTGGAGCCCCAGACCCAGAAGCTGATGGAGGTGTGCCGGATGCGCAATACCCCGATCATCACCTTTATCAACAAGCTGGACCGGGAAGGGCTTGAGCCCCTTGATATTTTCCAGGACATTGAGGATAAACTGCAGATCGAGTGCGTGCCTCTGACCTGGCCCATTGGTATGGGAAAACTGTTTAAAGGCGTGTATAATCTGGAAGAACGGCAGCTGGGCATTTTTACGCCGGGATACACCCCGAAAAATGACGACGGCGTATTGATCAGGGATCTTGATGATCCCATGCTGGATAAAATGATCGGTGACAGCCGCGCTCAACAGTTGCGCGAGGATGTGGAGCTGATTTCCGTGGCTGCCGAGCCCTTTGATCTCAATCTATATCTCAACGGCACCCAGACCCCGGTGTTTTTTGGTTCTGCCATCAACAATTTTGGTGTCCGGGAGATGCTCGATGCATTTGTCCGGATTGCACCATGCCCCGGGATCAGGCCCACTGCAACCCGGGATGTGAACCCCTGTGAGGCGGCATTCTCCGGATTCACATTTAAAATCCAGGCCAACATGGACCCCGAGCACAGGGACAGAATCGCTTTTTTCAGGATCTGTTCGGGAAAATTCACCAAAGGCATGAAGGTGAGGCACCATCGCATTGGAAAAGATATCAAGATTGCCAATGCCACCATTTTCATGGCCCAGGAACGGTCCAATGTGGAAGAGGCGTATCCGGGGGATATCATCGGTATCCATAACCACGGTACCATCAAGATCGGGGATACCTTTACCTCAAAAGAACCCTTGAAGTTCCTGGGCATCCCCAATTTTGCCCCGGAGCATTTCAGGCGGGTGCTGCTCAAGGATCCTTTAAAGGCCAAGGCTCTTACAAAGGGACTGACCCAGCTGGCGGAAGAGGGCACCATCCAGGTATTCCGTCCTTTGCACGGCAACATGCATATCATCGGTGCCGTGGGTGTGCTTCAGTTTGACGTCACCATGGCACGGCTCAAGGCCGAGTACAGTGTCAATGCCGGATACGAGTCCATTGACCTGTCCGTGGCCCGGTGGGTGGAGTGCGAGAGCGAAGCACGGCTCAAGGAGTTTGTGCGCAAAAACGAATCCAGCCTGACCCGGGATGCTGAAGGCCGTTTGACCTATCTGACCACAAGTGAGTATCAGCTCGGGTTTATCAAAGAGGACTGGCCGGACATAGAGTTCCACAAGACAAGGGAACATAACGAGTAA
- a CDS encoding DUF3683 domain-containing protein yields the protein MRDPFRKIPFNYTSAGDDQIIAHLFGNEILGTIRILEALKGTGRSSRILHRFMGDIFVIRRNAFLFQELVEHPMLRRRLFTEFEKDLFNIAGHAQHDEVRIVLDRCRSSLQELKAQISAVAKEQARIARHLSPVVGKNNICFDPFNITSHATDATDWRRYMPLCVLLPDREDQVPGLVKKLKKLGFHIIPRGGGTGLTGGATPLAPDCVMINTEKLNTIFPIEHRKTKDGRNYAVLPLEAGVITQDAKDAAAAEGYIFATDPTSAWACTIGGNLAENAGGKTAVLYGTAIDNVLSFRITMPDGRLLTVQRKDHPLRKIWYEDTLCFIIRDEKGQVLDTIELTGADVRKKGLGKDVTNKVLGGVPGLQKEGCDGIITWAEFILYPEFAHKATCCIEFFGNDMTEAGKVITQVCTRFDNSDPALMALEHFDEEYIKAIKYKTKRPVADRLKAVLLIDMVSNDADSLKQGMLGIETILESYDKTGLSIAKDRAEAARYWEDRKRLGAIAAHTNAFKLNEDIVLPIDSLADFVRFVDQTNLEEKKYTQGRIIQNILAYLDTAIPLSDPQWLGKKVGRIKDMAYAIRQKLSIASRDAIEAFIHTKNFHSQIQEHLRGYSLVLSNVDRIYNDTLSRLIVIATHMHAGDGNVHVNIPVFSNDRQMLERAHMTADKVMAKAVALDGVVSGEHGIGVTKFKYLDEDQVTRFNAYRKQVDPDGLMNPGKLSEPDILNKVFTPSFNLLELEAQILKHGSLSDLAANISHCVRCGKCKPQCPVFFPARNMFFHPRNKNLALGALIEALLYITQRTQSTKFKVLKNLGQIADHCTICHKCLDKCPVNIDSGAISIKEREILKKMSFKHTPVATKLTLGYLGTRHQVLNPIIRTGLLTGGSSAQRTAVQLAKPAALVPALKETRPMQLLHAPVSRPGLTTLRAHLPHADRNQAILLNPAGDIVSTVFYFPGCGSERMFSDISRATIFLLLSRGHQVVLPPPYMCCGYPLKVNARTKEAQKMLLENTIIMTQIRDMFNDLDFSGCIVSCGTCMDSLSELGITDLFDAGLFDISGFLFENGLTIASPQTCLYHAPCHDSLKGTAVTRLAKAGIEATPVPYCCSEAGTMSLSRPDISYNMFLRKQNAVEQARLDTVKPKILTNCPSCVQGLGRQKQVVPVHMAVELARLAGGADWMKEFRKLIRNMEIVTF from the coding sequence ATGCGAGACCCTTTTAGAAAAATACCGTTTAACTACACCTCGGCAGGGGATGACCAGATCATTGCCCATTTGTTCGGCAATGAGATTCTTGGCACCATCCGTATTCTGGAGGCCCTTAAAGGTACGGGACGATCCTCCCGGATTCTGCACCGTTTCATGGGGGATATTTTTGTTATCCGCCGGAATGCTTTTCTGTTCCAGGAGCTGGTGGAACATCCCATGCTCAGGCGCCGGCTGTTTACAGAATTTGAAAAAGACCTTTTCAATATTGCCGGGCATGCCCAGCACGACGAAGTCCGCATCGTCCTTGACAGGTGCAGATCCTCTCTGCAGGAACTCAAAGCCCAGATCTCTGCCGTGGCAAAGGAACAGGCAAGGATTGCACGCCACCTTTCCCCTGTGGTGGGCAAGAACAACATCTGTTTTGACCCCTTTAATATTACATCCCATGCCACGGACGCCACGGACTGGCGAAGATACATGCCCCTTTGCGTGCTTCTGCCGGACCGGGAAGACCAGGTTCCAGGCCTTGTAAAAAAATTAAAGAAGCTTGGGTTTCACATCATCCCCCGGGGCGGGGGAACCGGACTGACCGGCGGGGCAACACCTCTGGCACCGGACTGCGTCATGATCAATACGGAGAAGCTGAACACCATTTTCCCCATTGAACACCGCAAAACCAAAGACGGCAGGAATTATGCCGTATTGCCCCTGGAAGCCGGCGTCATCACCCAGGATGCCAAGGATGCGGCGGCAGCTGAAGGCTATATTTTTGCCACAGATCCCACCTCTGCCTGGGCCTGCACCATTGGCGGCAATCTGGCGGAAAATGCGGGCGGTAAGACAGCCGTGCTCTACGGCACCGCCATTGACAATGTCCTTTCCTTCAGGATCACCATGCCCGACGGCCGTCTGCTTACAGTGCAACGCAAAGACCACCCGTTACGCAAAATCTGGTATGAGGATACCCTTTGTTTTATTATCAGGGATGAAAAGGGGCAGGTCCTGGACACCATAGAGCTGACCGGGGCCGATGTCCGTAAAAAGGGGCTTGGCAAGGATGTTACCAATAAGGTGTTAGGCGGTGTTCCAGGGCTGCAAAAAGAGGGATGTGACGGCATCATCACCTGGGCCGAATTTATCCTCTACCCTGAATTTGCACACAAAGCCACCTGCTGCATTGAATTTTTCGGCAATGACATGACCGAGGCCGGCAAGGTGATTACCCAGGTCTGCACCCGGTTTGACAACAGCGATCCCGCGCTCATGGCTCTCGAGCATTTTGACGAGGAGTACATCAAGGCCATCAAATATAAGACCAAGCGCCCGGTGGCAGACCGGCTGAAAGCCGTATTGCTCATTGATATGGTCTCCAATGATGCCGACTCCCTTAAGCAGGGGATGCTTGGTATAGAAACGATCCTGGAATCTTACGACAAGACGGGTCTTTCCATTGCAAAGGACCGGGCAGAGGCTGCGCGGTACTGGGAAGACCGCAAGCGGCTTGGCGCCATTGCCGCCCACACCAATGCCTTTAAACTCAACGAAGATATTGTTCTGCCCATTGACAGCCTGGCCGATTTTGTCAGATTTGTTGACCAGACTAACCTTGAAGAGAAAAAATACACCCAGGGCAGGATTATCCAAAACATCCTGGCCTATCTTGATACGGCCATTCCCCTTTCCGATCCCCAGTGGCTGGGCAAAAAGGTGGGCCGGATCAAGGACATGGCTTACGCCATCCGTCAAAAGCTCAGCATTGCCTCCCGGGACGCCATTGAAGCCTTTATCCATACCAAAAATTTTCACAGTCAGATCCAGGAACATCTTCGGGGATACAGCCTGGTTCTTTCCAATGTTGACCGTATTTACAATGACACCCTAAGCCGCCTCATTGTCATTGCCACCCACATGCATGCCGGGGACGGTAATGTCCATGTCAATATCCCGGTGTTTTCCAATGACCGGCAGATGCTTGAACGGGCCCACATGACTGCAGACAAGGTTATGGCCAAGGCTGTGGCCCTTGACGGTGTGGTTTCCGGCGAACACGGCATAGGCGTCACCAAATTCAAATACCTGGATGAGGACCAGGTGACCCGGTTTAACGCGTATCGCAAACAGGTGGACCCGGACGGGCTGATGAATCCGGGCAAGCTGTCCGAGCCGGATATCCTGAACAAAGTATTCACACCGTCCTTTAATCTCCTGGAGCTTGAGGCCCAGATTCTCAAGCACGGCTCCCTGTCGGATCTTGCTGCAAACATTTCCCATTGTGTTCGCTGCGGCAAGTGCAAGCCCCAGTGTCCGGTGTTTTTTCCGGCAAGGAACATGTTTTTCCACCCCAGGAATAAAAACCTGGCCCTGGGCGCTTTGATCGAGGCGTTGCTTTACATTACCCAGCGCACCCAGTCCACAAAATTCAAGGTGCTCAAAAACCTTGGACAGATTGCCGATCACTGCACCATATGCCACAAGTGCCTTGACAAGTGCCCGGTGAATATCGATTCCGGGGCTATTTCCATCAAGGAGCGTGAAATTCTGAAAAAAATGAGTTTCAAGCACACGCCTGTAGCCACAAAGCTGACCCTGGGGTATCTGGGAACCCGCCATCAGGTTCTGAACCCGATTATCCGTACAGGGCTTCTGACAGGCGGCAGTTCTGCCCAGCGTACAGCGGTGCAACTTGCAAAGCCGGCGGCTTTGGTGCCGGCGTTGAAGGAAACAAGACCGATGCAGTTGCTGCACGCGCCGGTGTCCCGGCCCGGACTGACCACCCTGCGGGCTCATCTGCCCCATGCGGACAGAAACCAGGCCATTTTATTGAATCCTGCGGGCGACATTGTGTCAACGGTGTTTTATTTCCCAGGGTGCGGCAGTGAACGCATGTTTTCAGACATCTCAAGGGCCACCATTTTTCTGCTGCTCTCCCGGGGCCACCAGGTGGTGCTGCCGCCGCCGTATATGTGCTGCGGATACCCCTTGAAGGTCAATGCCCGGACCAAAGAGGCCCAAAAGATGCTGCTTGAGAACACCATTATCATGACCCAGATCCGGGACATGTTCAATGACCTTGATTTTTCCGGCTGCATTGTCTCCTGCGGAACCTGCATGGATTCCTTGTCCGAACTGGGCATCACCGACCTGTTTGATGCCGGTTTGTTTGATATCTCAGGATTCCTGTTTGAAAATGGTCTGACCATAGCCAGTCCCCAAACCTGTCTTTACCATGCGCCCTGTCATGACAGTCTGAAGGGTACGGCAGTGACACGGTTGGCAAAGGCAGGAATCGAGGCCACGCCAGTGCCCTACTGCTGTTCCGAAGCCGGTACCATGTCCCTGTCCCGCCCGGATATCAGCTACAACATGTTTTTGAGGAAACAAAATGCTGTTGAGCAGGCTCGCCTGGATACCGTTAAGCCGAAAATATTGACCAACTGCCCTTCCTGTGTCCAGGGGTTGGGCCGCCAGAAACAGGTCGTACCTGTACATATGGCCGTGGAGCTGGCACGGCTTGCAGGGGGTGCCGACTGGATGAAAGAGTTCCGGAAGTTGATCAGAAACATGGAAATCGTTACCTTCTGA
- a CDS encoding 16S rRNA (uracil(1498)-N(3))-methyltransferase yields MNLILLEEQDFTGLNRVRLQDDRCRHVIRVLGAKPGDTLVCGKKNANMGTGVIVSMERNAIEMDVSLDQAPPAPLPLSLVLALPRPKMLKRILQSLASLGVKEIFLINSRRVEKSFWDSGVLSESDIQRHLDLGLCQARDTIMPRVHLKRFFTPFVKEELPELSRNKKRILAHPKAQALCPVGINSDTVLVIGPEGGFIDLEVQTLEDQGFESMTMGLRILRVETAVTALVSRLFT; encoded by the coding sequence ATGAACCTTATCCTGCTGGAAGAACAAGATTTCACAGGCTTGAACCGGGTACGGCTCCAGGACGACCGATGCAGGCATGTTATCCGGGTGCTCGGGGCAAAGCCCGGTGATACCCTTGTGTGTGGAAAAAAAAATGCAAATATGGGGACAGGTGTGATTGTGTCCATGGAACGAAACGCCATTGAAATGGACGTCAGCCTTGACCAGGCCCCGCCGGCGCCTTTGCCCCTGTCCTTGGTGCTGGCTTTACCCCGGCCCAAGATGCTTAAGCGTATTCTTCAAAGTCTTGCAAGTCTTGGCGTGAAAGAGATTTTTCTGATCAATTCCCGGCGGGTGGAAAAAAGTTTCTGGGATTCCGGTGTATTGTCTGAATCCGATATCCAGCGTCATCTTGACCTGGGCCTTTGCCAGGCCCGGGATACCATTATGCCCCGGGTGCACCTGAAACGTTTTTTTACACCTTTTGTTAAAGAAGAGCTGCCGGAACTGAGCAGAAACAAAAAAAGAATTCTCGCCCATCCCAAAGCCCAGGCTCTTTGTCCGGTGGGAATCAATTCTGATACAGTTCTTGTGATCGGCCCGGAAGGCGGGTTCATTGATCTTGAAGTGCAAACCCTTGAGGATCAGGGTTTTGAGTCCATGACCATGGGATTGAGGATTCTTCGGGTGGAGACGGCGGTAACCGCCCTGGTTTCCAGGCTTTTCACCTAG
- a CDS encoding cyclic nucleotide-binding domain-containing protein → MKSTERQNAAGPSLEKYARYANILQKTKWAREFSWDHVKKICFYIEPVMAKTGAIVFKEGDTDKSLGIIVSGAIDIIKENTRVTTLTSSQTFGEMALIDGEPRSASGIAVKETVIFFMTQDNLIRLTQDDPQLGVQLLWKISKLISQRLRQTTGMLVDYM, encoded by the coding sequence ATGAAATCTACTGAGCGGCAAAATGCCGCAGGTCCATCCCTGGAAAAATATGCCAGGTATGCCAATATTCTTCAGAAAACAAAATGGGCTCGGGAGTTCTCCTGGGATCATGTCAAAAAAATATGTTTCTATATTGAACCGGTGATGGCTAAAACCGGGGCCATTGTATTCAAAGAAGGGGATACGGACAAAAGTCTGGGGATTATCGTCAGTGGAGCCATTGACATCATCAAGGAAAACACCCGGGTGACAACTCTCACCAGTTCCCAGACTTTCGGCGAAATGGCCCTGATTGACGGCGAGCCGCGTTCCGCTTCCGGTATTGCCGTGAAAGAAACAGTCATCTTTTTTATGACCCAGGATAATCTGATTCGTCTCACCCAGGATGATCCTCAATTAGGGGTTCAACTGCTGTGGAAAATTTCCAAGCTTATCAGCCAGCGGTTGCGCCAGACCACGGGGATGCTTGTGGATTATATGTAA
- a CDS encoding GAF domain-containing protein: MNTHELHYETITRLTTAISQCREQEEVAMITAESVKSALNAKGCCVFLVNRETGKLDLMGSSGLSREYLEKGPTHFKQAIKEAKDAVPIAIYDVMDDPRIEYPEEAKKEGISSLLGVPIVSQNKIIGALRVYTAKPWEFSQDDVTVVQAVALICGMAMDICRMYKGYKTSIEILKNMRDSSSFNVNKWTPYEGVPTSVSQSICDY; this comes from the coding sequence ATGAACACCCATGAACTTCATTACGAAACCATTACCCGTTTGACCACAGCGATTTCCCAATGCAGAGAGCAGGAGGAAGTTGCCATGATTACCGCCGAAAGTGTAAAAAGTGCGTTAAATGCCAAGGGATGCTGTGTTTTTCTGGTCAACAGGGAAACCGGAAAGCTTGATCTGATGGGATCCTCCGGGCTGAGCCGGGAATACCTTGAAAAAGGGCCGACCCATTTTAAACAGGCAATCAAAGAAGCCAAGGATGCGGTTCCCATTGCCATTTACGATGTTATGGATGATCCCCGAATTGAGTATCCTGAAGAGGCGAAAAAAGAAGGGATCTCCTCGTTACTGGGTGTACCTATTGTCAGCCAGAACAAAATTATCGGTGCACTCCGGGTGTACACCGCAAAACCATGGGAATTTTCACAGGATGATGTCACCGTGGTCCAGGCGGTTGCCCTGATCTGCGGTATGGCCATGGATATCTGCCGGATGTACAAAGGGTATAAAACCAGCATTGAAATCTTGAAAAACATGAGGGATTCGTCAAGTTTCAATGTCAACAAATGGACCCCGTATGAAGGCGTACCCACGAGTGTGAGCCAATCCATTTGCGATTATTAG